A stretch of the Streptomyces ortus genome encodes the following:
- a CDS encoding MFS transporter: MLSPYRALFAAPGSRGFTLAGLLGRMPLSMMGIGVVTMISQVTGRYGLAGALSATIALSAAVLGPQISRLVDRYGQRRVLRPATLSALAASAGLLLTTRFDGPDWVLFLCSAGIGCVPSVGAMTRARWALIYRDRPELHTAYAFESVVDEICFIFGPIISIGLSTALFPEAGPLLASCFLAAGVFWLTSQRATEPPAHPGAHHTGGSALRSAGLQVLVVTFVATGAIFGAVDVVTVAFADEEGHKGAASLVLSVYAAGSCLAGAVFGLLRFSGAPARRWVLGICATAVSMIPLLLVGNLPFLAVALFVAGLSIAPTMITTMALVELHVPRAKLTEGMTWVSTGLLVGVALGSSLSGWVIDAAGARAGYGVPVAAGAVAVAVGFLGYRRLSRPVPQRGGTHVQHSERQERHLA, translated from the coding sequence GTGCTCAGCCCCTACCGCGCCCTGTTCGCCGCTCCCGGCTCCAGGGGTTTCACCCTGGCGGGCCTCCTCGGCCGGATGCCGCTGTCGATGATGGGCATCGGCGTGGTCACGATGATCTCCCAGGTCACCGGACGGTACGGGCTCGCGGGCGCCCTCTCCGCGACGATCGCGCTGTCCGCGGCGGTGCTCGGGCCCCAGATCTCCCGCCTGGTGGACCGGTACGGACAGCGGCGGGTGCTGCGGCCCGCCACGCTGTCCGCGCTCGCCGCGTCCGCCGGGCTCCTGCTGACCACCCGCTTCGACGGGCCGGACTGGGTGCTGTTCCTCTGCTCGGCCGGCATCGGCTGCGTACCGAGCGTCGGCGCGATGACCAGGGCGCGCTGGGCGCTCATCTACCGGGACAGGCCCGAACTCCACACGGCGTACGCCTTCGAGTCCGTCGTCGACGAGATCTGCTTCATCTTCGGGCCGATCATCTCCATCGGGCTGTCCACCGCGTTGTTCCCGGAGGCCGGGCCGCTGCTCGCGTCCTGCTTCCTGGCGGCCGGTGTCTTCTGGCTGACGTCCCAGCGCGCCACCGAGCCCCCGGCGCATCCCGGTGCGCACCACACGGGTGGCTCGGCGCTGCGCTCGGCCGGGCTGCAGGTCCTGGTGGTCACCTTCGTGGCGACCGGTGCGATCTTCGGGGCGGTCGACGTGGTCACCGTGGCCTTCGCCGACGAGGAGGGCCACAAGGGTGCCGCGAGCCTCGTCCTGTCCGTCTACGCGGCGGGCTCCTGCCTGGCCGGGGCCGTCTTCGGGCTGCTGCGCTTCTCCGGGGCGCCCGCCCGCAGGTGGGTACTGGGCATCTGTGCCACGGCCGTGAGTATGATCCCTCTGCTACTGGTCGGAAACTTGCCGTTCCTGGCTGTGGCGCTGTTCGTTGCGGGCCTGTCCATCGCACCGACGATGATCACGACGATGGCTCTCGTCGAACTGCACGTACCACGCGCGAAACTGACCGAGGGCATGACGTGGGTGAGCACGGGGCTCCTGGTCGGGGTGGCGCTCGGTTCCTCCCTGTCCGGCTGGGTGATCGACGCAGCCGGGGCACGGGCCGGGTACGGGGTCCCGGTCGCGGCCGGGGCTGTCGCGGTCGCGGTGGGTTTCCTCGGGTATCGCCGGCTCAGCAGGCCGGTTCCGCAGCGGGGAGGAACCCATGTACAGCACAGTGAGCGGCAAGAGCGGCACCTGGCGTAA
- a CDS encoding ferrochelatase — protein MRDALDATPYDALLLLSFGGPEGPDEVVPFLENVTRGRGIPKERLKEVGQHYFLFGGVSPINDQNRALLDALRKDFAEHALDLPVYWGNRNWGPYLTDTLREMVADGRRRILVLATSAYASYSGCRQYREDLAGALATLAGEGLELPRIDKLRHYFNHPGFVEPMAEGVLKSLAELPEEVRASAHIAFTTHSIPTSAANTSGPVEGHGDGGAYVRQHLDVARLVADAVRERTGTEHPWQLVYQSRSGAPHIPWLEPDICDHLEELHTAGVPAVVMAPIGFVSDHMEVLYDLDTEATAKAAELGLPVRRSATVGADPRFTAAIRDLVVERAATENGRDVSPCALGALGPSHDLCPAGCCPARVPKPAAAGADSPYV, from the coding sequence ATGCGAGACGCGCTCGATGCCACTCCCTACGACGCCCTGCTCCTGCTCTCCTTCGGCGGCCCCGAGGGCCCCGACGAGGTGGTCCCGTTCCTGGAGAACGTGACCCGGGGCCGGGGCATCCCCAAGGAACGCCTCAAGGAAGTGGGGCAGCACTACTTCCTGTTCGGCGGGGTCAGTCCGATCAACGACCAGAACCGCGCCCTGCTGGACGCCCTGCGCAAGGACTTCGCGGAGCACGCCCTGGACCTGCCCGTCTACTGGGGCAACCGCAACTGGGGCCCGTACCTGACCGACACGCTGCGCGAGATGGTCGCCGACGGCCGCCGCCGCATCCTGGTGCTGGCAACGAGCGCGTACGCCTCGTACTCCGGCTGCCGGCAGTACCGCGAGGATCTGGCCGGGGCCCTGGCGACCCTGGCGGGGGAGGGTCTGGAGCTGCCGCGGATCGACAAGCTCCGCCACTACTTCAACCACCCGGGCTTCGTCGAGCCGATGGCCGAGGGCGTCCTGAAGTCCCTCGCCGAGCTTCCCGAGGAGGTCCGCGCGAGCGCGCACATCGCCTTCACGACGCACTCCATCCCGACCTCCGCGGCGAACACCTCGGGACCGGTGGAGGGCCACGGCGACGGCGGCGCGTACGTACGGCAGCACCTGGACGTCGCCCGGCTCGTCGCCGACGCGGTGCGCGAGCGGACCGGCACCGAGCACCCCTGGCAGCTCGTCTACCAGTCGCGCTCGGGAGCCCCGCACATCCCCTGGCTCGAACCGGACATCTGCGACCACCTGGAGGAGCTGCACACCGCCGGCGTCCCCGCGGTCGTCATGGCGCCGATCGGATTCGTCTCGGACCACATGGAGGTCCTGTACGACCTCGACACGGAGGCCACGGCCAAGGCCGCCGAACTGGGGCTGCCGGTGCGCCGCTCGGCCACCGTGGGCGCCGACCCGCGGTTCACCGCCGCGATCCGCGACCTCGTCGTGGAACGGGCCGCCACAGAGAACGGCAGAGACGTTTCGCCCTGCGCGCTCGGCGCCCTCGGCCCCAGCCACGACCTCTGCCCCGCGGGCTGCTGTCCGGCCCGCGTCCCCAAGCCCGCCGCCGCGGGCGCCGACAGCCCGTACGTATGA
- a CDS encoding inositol monophosphatase family protein, with translation MRSPVTATANDELKAELLEIALDAAHRAGAFLRDGRPEDLGVAATKSSAVDVVTEMDIASEKLITGLLAEARPDDGVLGEEGADIKGSSGVQWVIDPIDGTVNYLYGLPSWAVSIAARKDGETLVGVVHAPMRAETYRAVLGGGAFVGDRPARVRPAPDLGLALVGTGFGYLADRRTRQAEVVGRLIAQVRDIRRGGSAAIDLCDVATGRLDAYYERGLNPWDYAAGDLIAREAGALTGGRPGEPLSPELTVAAPPGLFETLQSRLDELGAWHD, from the coding sequence ATGAGGAGCCCCGTGACCGCCACAGCGAACGACGAGCTGAAGGCCGAACTGCTGGAGATCGCGCTCGACGCGGCCCACCGCGCGGGCGCCTTCCTGCGGGACGGCCGCCCCGAGGACCTCGGCGTGGCGGCGACCAAGTCCAGCGCCGTCGACGTCGTCACCGAGATGGACATCGCCTCCGAGAAGCTGATCACCGGTCTGCTCGCGGAGGCCCGGCCGGACGACGGCGTACTGGGGGAGGAGGGCGCCGACATCAAGGGCAGCAGCGGCGTCCAGTGGGTGATCGACCCGATCGACGGGACGGTCAACTATCTGTACGGGCTGCCCAGTTGGGCCGTGTCCATCGCGGCCCGCAAGGACGGCGAGACGCTCGTGGGGGTCGTGCACGCCCCGATGCGCGCGGAGACCTACCGGGCCGTCCTGGGCGGCGGCGCCTTCGTCGGCGACCGCCCCGCGCGCGTGCGGCCCGCTCCCGACCTCGGGCTGGCCCTCGTCGGCACCGGCTTCGGCTATCTCGCCGACCGCAGGACCCGGCAGGCCGAGGTGGTCGGCCGGCTGATCGCCCAGGTCCGCGACATCCGCCGCGGCGGTTCGGCGGCGATCGACCTGTGCGACGTGGCGACGGGCCGCCTGGACGCGTACTACGAGAGGGGACTCAACCCCTGGGACTACGCGGCGGGCGATCTGATCGCCCGGGAGGCGGGCGCGCTGACCGGCGGACGCCCCGGAGAGCCCCTGTCGCCCGAGCTGACCGTCGCGGCCCCGCCCGGCCTCTTCGAGACCCTCCAGTCCCGGCTCGACGAACTGGGCGCCTGGCACGACTGA
- a CDS encoding response regulator transcription factor yields the protein MRVLVVEDEQLLADAVATGLRREAMAVDVVYDGAAALERIGVNDYDVVVLDRDLPLVHGDDVCRKIVELGMPTRVLMLTASGDVSDRVEGLEIGADDYLPKPFAFSELTARVRALGRRTSLPLPPVLERAGIKLDPNRREVFRDGKEVQLAPKEFAVLEVLLRSEGAVVSAEQLLEKAWDENTDPFTNVVRVTVMTLRRKLGEPPVIVTVPGSGYRI from the coding sequence GTGCGCGTACTCGTCGTCGAGGACGAGCAGCTGCTCGCCGATGCGGTGGCCACCGGACTGCGCCGGGAGGCCATGGCCGTCGACGTCGTGTACGACGGCGCGGCCGCCCTGGAGCGCATCGGCGTCAACGACTACGACGTGGTCGTCCTCGACCGTGACCTTCCGCTGGTGCACGGCGACGACGTCTGCCGGAAGATCGTCGAGCTCGGCATGCCGACCCGCGTGCTGATGCTCACGGCCTCCGGAGACGTCAGCGACCGGGTGGAGGGCCTGGAGATCGGCGCCGACGACTACCTCCCCAAGCCCTTCGCGTTCAGCGAGCTGACGGCACGCGTGCGTGCGCTCGGCCGGCGTACGAGCCTGCCGCTGCCGCCCGTCCTGGAGCGCGCCGGTATCAAGCTCGACCCGAACCGGCGCGAGGTCTTCCGCGACGGCAAGGAGGTCCAGCTCGCGCCCAAGGAGTTCGCCGTGCTGGAGGTCCTGCTGCGCAGCGAGGGCGCGGTCGTCTCCGCCGAGCAGCTCCTGGAGAAGGCCTGGGACGAGAACACCGACCCGTTCACCAACGTCGTGCGGGTCACGGTGATGACCCTGCGCCGCAAGCTCGGCGAGCCGCCGGTCATCGTCACCGTGCCCGGCTCCGGCTACCGGATCTGA
- a CDS encoding sensor histidine kinase, which translates to MTTTPAPPKAPPKPTWDPRKPEPPFPWLRPTIRIRLTLLYGGMFLIAGILLLSIIYLLAAQALHEGSGVDFQVTGSNLELTSATCPQLSGAGNNQELNSMLKECTAVQRQHALDGLLSRSLMALLGLAVIAFAFGYAMAGRVLSPLGRITRTARAVAGSDLSRRIELDGPDDELKELADTFDDMLERLQRAFTAQQRFVGNASHELRTPLAINRTLLEVHLSDPGAPMELQQLGKTLLATNERSEQLVEGLLLLARSDNQIVERKPVDLAEVASQAIDQVRGEAEAKGVEVRGERAAAVVQGNGVLLERIALNLVQNAVRYNVAEDGWVEVVTRVQHGQAVLTVSNTGPVVPAYEVDNLFEPFRRLRTERTGSDKGVGLGLSIARSVARAHGGHIFAEPREGGGLVMRVALPI; encoded by the coding sequence ATGACCACCACCCCCGCGCCTCCCAAAGCGCCCCCGAAGCCCACCTGGGACCCGAGGAAGCCGGAACCCCCGTTCCCCTGGCTGCGCCCGACCATCCGCATACGGCTCACGCTGCTGTACGGCGGGATGTTCCTGATCGCCGGGATCCTGCTGCTGTCGATCATCTACCTGCTGGCCGCCCAGGCCCTCCACGAGGGCAGCGGGGTCGACTTCCAGGTGACCGGCAGCAACCTCGAACTCACCAGTGCCACCTGCCCGCAGCTGAGCGGGGCGGGCAACAACCAAGAGCTGAACTCCATGCTCAAGGAGTGCACCGCCGTCCAGCGGCAGCACGCCCTGGACGGACTGCTCAGCCGCTCCCTGATGGCTCTCCTCGGTCTCGCCGTGATCGCCTTCGCCTTCGGGTACGCGATGGCCGGGCGGGTGCTCTCCCCGCTGGGCCGCATCACCCGCACCGCGCGCGCGGTGGCGGGCTCGGACCTGTCCCGGCGGATCGAGCTGGACGGCCCGGACGACGAGCTCAAGGAGCTGGCGGACACCTTCGACGACATGCTGGAGCGGCTGCAGCGGGCCTTCACGGCCCAGCAGCGGTTCGTCGGCAACGCCTCGCACGAGCTGCGGACGCCCCTGGCGATCAACCGCACGCTCCTGGAGGTGCACCTGTCCGATCCGGGCGCCCCCATGGAACTGCAGCAGCTGGGCAAGACGCTGCTGGCCACCAACGAGCGCAGCGAGCAGCTCGTCGAGGGGCTGCTGCTGCTCGCCCGCAGCGACAACCAGATCGTCGAGCGCAAGCCGGTCGACCTCGCCGAGGTCGCCTCGCAGGCCATAGACCAGGTACGCGGCGAGGCGGAGGCGAAGGGTGTGGAGGTCCGCGGGGAGCGGGCCGCCGCGGTCGTCCAGGGCAACGGCGTCCTCCTGGAGCGGATCGCCCTGAACCTCGTCCAGAACGCCGTGCGCTACAACGTGGCGGAGGACGGCTGGGTCGAGGTCGTCACGCGCGTACAGCACGGGCAGGCGGTCCTCACTGTGTCCAACACCGGACCCGTGGTCCCCGCGTACGAGGTCGACAATCTTTTCGAGCCGTTCCGGCGACTGCGCACCGAGCGGACGGGAAGTGACAAGGGTGTGGGTCTGGGGCTGTCGATCGCCAGGTCGGTGGCCCGCGCCCACGGCGGCCACATCTTCGCGGAACCACGCGAGGGGGGTGGCCTGGTGATGCGCGTCGCCCTACCTATCTGA
- a CDS encoding DUF4193 domain-containing protein, with the protein MATDYDTPRKTDDDVDSDSLEELKARRNDKSTSAVDVDEFEAAEGLELPGADLSNEELAVRVLPKQQDEFTCMSCFLVHHRSQLAREKNGQPICRDCD; encoded by the coding sequence ATGGCAACGGATTACGACACCCCACGCAAGACCGACGACGACGTCGACTCGGACAGCCTTGAAGAACTCAAGGCTCGCCGGAACGACAAGTCGACTTCAGCGGTCGACGTGGACGAGTTCGAGGCGGCCGAAGGCCTGGAACTGCCCGGAGCGGACCTTTCGAACGAGGAATTGGCCGTCCGGGTCCTGCCGAAGCAGCAGGACGAGTTCACCTGCATGAGCTGCTTCCTGGTCCACCACCGCAGTCAGCTGGCCCGCGAGAAGAACGGTCAGCCGATCTGCCGCGACTGCGACTGA
- a CDS encoding DUF3093 domain-containing protein, with protein MQPSASPYEERLTAPRSWWFVCLLVGLSMALILLPFGTLPLLGGLVGGTAVSAVVASSYGSARIRVVGGALIAGDARIPVSALGEAHVLDPEEARAWRSFKADARAHMLLRAYVPTALRVDITDPADPTPYVYLSTRDPERLAAALEAARTSA; from the coding sequence ATGCAGCCCTCCGCCTCACCGTACGAAGAACGTCTGACCGCGCCCCGATCCTGGTGGTTCGTCTGCCTGCTGGTGGGCCTGTCGATGGCGCTGATCCTGCTCCCCTTCGGGACGCTGCCCCTGCTGGGCGGCCTGGTCGGCGGCACGGCGGTGTCGGCGGTGGTCGCCAGTTCGTACGGCTCCGCGCGGATCCGTGTGGTGGGCGGCGCCCTGATCGCGGGGGACGCCAGGATCCCGGTCTCCGCGCTGGGCGAGGCGCACGTCCTCGACCCGGAGGAGGCCCGCGCCTGGCGGTCGTTCAAGGCCGACGCGCGCGCCCACATGCTGCTGCGCGCGTACGTTCCCACGGCTCTGCGCGTGGACATCACCGACCCGGCGGACCCGACTCCCTACGTCTATCTGTCGACCCGCGACCCGGAGCGCCTGGCGGCGGCCCTGGAGGCCGCGCGCACGAGCGCTTAG
- a CDS encoding PaaI family thioesterase produces MSGTSSALRPPADAVAPVRHPDAPAPGELLGAHYDRCFGCGGGQPHGLHLEARAGDGVRITAEFTVRGAHQGAPGLAHGGVLASALDETLGSLNWLLRTIAVTGRLETDFVRPVPVGTVLYLEAEVTAVAGRKIYSSATGRIGGPEGPVAVRADALFIEVKVDHFVDNGRPEDIRAAMDDPDQVRRARAFEVNP; encoded by the coding sequence GTGAGTGGTACATCTTCGGCCCTGCGGCCCCCGGCCGACGCCGTGGCGCCGGTGCGCCATCCCGACGCGCCCGCCCCGGGCGAGCTCCTCGGCGCGCACTACGACCGGTGCTTCGGCTGCGGTGGCGGACAGCCGCACGGACTGCACCTGGAGGCCCGCGCGGGCGACGGCGTGCGCATCACCGCCGAGTTCACCGTGCGGGGCGCGCACCAGGGGGCTCCCGGCCTCGCGCACGGCGGCGTCCTCGCGAGCGCGCTGGACGAGACCCTCGGCTCGCTGAACTGGCTGCTGCGCACCATCGCCGTGACCGGCCGCCTGGAGACCGACTTCGTACGGCCCGTGCCCGTGGGCACCGTGCTGTATCTGGAGGCCGAGGTCACGGCGGTCGCCGGACGCAAGATCTACTCGTCCGCCACGGGCCGGATCGGCGGCCCCGAAGGGCCCGTCGCCGTCCGCGCGGACGCTCTCTTCATCGAGGTGAAGGTCGACCACTTCGTCGACAACGGCCGGCCGGAGGACATCCGGGCGGCCATGGACGACCCCGACCAGGTCCGCCGTGCCCGTGCTTTCGAGGTGAACCCGTGA
- the dut gene encoding dUTP diphosphatase, which translates to MTPAQAPVGVLIKRVDPDVPLPQYAHPGDAGADLRTTESRVLEPGERAVLPTGVCIALPEGYAAFVHPRSGLAARCGVALVNAPGTVDAGYRGEIKVIVVNLDPRESVRFERFDRIAQLVVQQVEKVSFREVAELPDSARAAGGFGSTGGHSSVGGTAGGNRYASVVSDREGQ; encoded by the coding sequence GTGACCCCCGCCCAGGCCCCGGTGGGCGTGCTGATCAAGCGCGTCGACCCGGACGTACCGCTTCCGCAGTACGCGCATCCCGGCGACGCCGGCGCGGACCTGAGGACCACCGAGAGCCGCGTGCTGGAGCCCGGCGAACGTGCCGTCCTCCCCACCGGGGTGTGCATCGCGCTTCCCGAGGGGTACGCGGCCTTCGTGCACCCGCGTTCGGGGCTGGCCGCGCGCTGCGGTGTCGCCCTCGTGAATGCCCCGGGGACGGTTGATGCCGGGTACCGTGGGGAGATCAAGGTGATCGTGGTGAATCTCGACCCGCGCGAGTCCGTGCGGTTCGAGCGCTTCGACCGGATTGCCCAACTGGTCGTCCAGCAGGTCGAGAAGGTGAGCTTCCGGGAAGTCGCGGAACTCCCCGACTCGGCGCGGGCCGCAGGGGGCTTCGGGTCCACCGGTGGGCATTCCTCGGTGGGCGGCACAGCGGGTGGGAATCGATACGCTTCGGTCGTATCCGACCGGGAAGGACAGTGA
- a CDS encoding DUF3710 domain-containing protein, with protein sequence MFGRRKKGSAAEDAAGEAEQVVDGVDTEADGAERERVRLEPEPRPDGPWDSTEVRDPADGRVDLGGLFVPGVDGMELRVEVAGDAIVAATVVLKDSAVQLQAFAAPKREGIWGEVREEIATGITQQGGVIDEVEGPLGWELRAQVPVQLPDGTGGFQVVRFIGVDGPRWFLRGVISGQGAVQPQAAGLLEQIFRDTVVVRGEGPMAPRDPIVLKLPDDAQMVAEGVQQEEQAGSRFSGGMGQLQRGPEITEVR encoded by the coding sequence GTGTTCGGACGTCGCAAGAAGGGCAGTGCCGCCGAGGACGCGGCGGGCGAGGCCGAGCAGGTCGTCGACGGAGTCGACACTGAGGCGGACGGGGCGGAGCGCGAGCGCGTGAGGCTCGAACCGGAGCCGCGCCCCGACGGTCCCTGGGACAGCACCGAGGTGCGCGATCCGGCCGACGGCCGGGTCGACCTGGGCGGTCTTTTCGTGCCCGGGGTCGACGGCATGGAGCTCCGGGTGGAGGTCGCGGGCGACGCGATCGTCGCGGCCACCGTGGTGCTCAAGGACAGCGCCGTCCAGCTGCAGGCCTTCGCCGCCCCCAAGCGCGAGGGCATCTGGGGCGAGGTGCGCGAGGAGATCGCCACCGGCATCACCCAGCAGGGCGGTGTCATCGACGAGGTCGAGGGGCCGCTGGGCTGGGAGCTGCGTGCTCAGGTACCGGTGCAGCTGCCGGACGGCACGGGCGGCTTCCAGGTCGTCCGGTTCATCGGTGTGGACGGTCCCCGCTGGTTCCTGCGCGGAGTGATCTCCGGGCAGGGCGCGGTGCAGCCGCAGGCCGCCGGTCTGCTGGAGCAGATCTTCCGGGACACCGTGGTGGTCCGCGGTGAGGGCCCGATGGCCCCGCGCGACCCGATCGTCCTGAAGCTGCCGGACGACGCGCAGATGGTCGCCGAGGGTGTCCAGCAGGAGGAGCAGGCCGGCTCCCGCTTCTCCGGCGGCATGGGGCAGCTGCAGCGCGGACCGGAGATCACCGAGGTCCGCTAG
- a CDS encoding peptidoglycan-binding domain-containing protein, with product MGTNWIEKAQRLGDGSIGGAMDLPSVPGRVVWHTTESGTGDEAFKAVAADLIRKTAEPHLLYDPTTDRLGQFGPLNHSARALLNDGSTRTNRVGKVCIQIEVLGRAAKPFTKTWKPGPNYKALMAAIRSWKIPDTFPAGRLATSAADATNRPRSVWMSKGGHYGHANIPGNDHWDPGDIDRSALFEAAPLVKPDGGGVPAEPVVDLSNLIAAARRDPGLPQGGTTHGPDVLVVEKALVAEGLLPAQWADGSFGSRTVEAYAALQRRYGFSGAAANGIPGQTTLKKLGRRHGFTVKA from the coding sequence GTGGGTACGAACTGGATCGAGAAGGCGCAGCGCCTGGGTGACGGGAGCATCGGAGGGGCGATGGATCTTCCGTCGGTTCCGGGCCGTGTCGTCTGGCACACCACGGAGAGCGGCACGGGCGACGAGGCCTTCAAGGCGGTGGCGGCGGACCTGATCCGTAAGACGGCCGAGCCGCACCTGCTCTACGACCCGACGACCGACCGGCTCGGACAGTTCGGCCCGCTGAACCACAGCGCCCGCGCACTGCTCAACGACGGGTCGACGAGGACCAACCGCGTCGGAAAGGTCTGCATCCAGATCGAGGTGCTGGGCCGGGCCGCCAAGCCGTTCACGAAGACCTGGAAGCCGGGACCGAACTACAAGGCCCTGATGGCCGCGATCCGTTCCTGGAAGATCCCGGACACCTTCCCGGCCGGGCGCCTCGCGACCTCGGCCGCCGACGCCACCAACCGCCCCCGCTCGGTCTGGATGAGCAAGGGCGGTCATTACGGGCATGCGAACATCCCGGGCAACGACCACTGGGACCCCGGCGACATCGACAGGTCCGCCCTCTTCGAAGCGGCTCCGCTCGTCAAGCCCGACGGCGGTGGCGTGCCCGCCGAGCCCGTCGTCGACCTCAGCAATCTGATCGCCGCCGCGCGCCGCGACCCGGGGCTGCCGCAGGGCGGGACGACCCACGGACCGGATGTCCTGGTCGTCGAGAAGGCCCTGGTGGCCGAGGGGTTGCTGCCCGCCCAGTGGGCCGACGGCTCCTTCGGCAGCAGGACCGTAGAGGCGTACGCGGCCCTGCAGCGCCGCTACGGCTTCAGCGGCGCGGCGGCGAACGGCATTCCGGGGCAGACCACCCTCAAGAAGCTCGGCCGGCGGCACGGGTTCACGGTCAAGGCCTGA
- a CDS encoding alginate lyase family protein: protein MKPTAPAPSRPPRPTRHRTASRFALLATVTALLAGALAWPAAERAEAAPATFAHPGVTVSRGQLDFARQQVNAGAQPWKGAYDQMMASKYGSLTRTAKPRAVVECGSYSNPNYGCTDEREDAIAAYTQALAWYVTRDARYAKKAIELMDAWSATIKDHTNSNAPLQTGWAGSSWPKAAEIIKYTYDGGWANSGRFSTMLRDVYLPKVINGSNSNGNWELSMMEAAVGISVFLEDKSSYDKAMAKFRTRTAAYVYLSSDGALPKTVPSQNLDTTQKIVNYWQGQSTFVNGVTQETCRDFTHTGYGISAIAHIAETSRIQGQDLYGTDVGERLRHALGFQAKYELGEAAPSWLCGGSLHLGLGPVTEVGYNALHNRLGIAMTNTERLTGQNRPAGSNNLFVAWETLTHGDNPS, encoded by the coding sequence ATGAAGCCGACCGCTCCGGCCCCCTCACGTCCCCCACGCCCCACGCGCCACCGCACGGCATCCCGCTTCGCGCTCCTAGCCACCGTCACCGCCCTGCTGGCCGGCGCCCTCGCCTGGCCGGCCGCCGAGCGCGCGGAGGCGGCCCCCGCCACCTTCGCGCACCCCGGAGTCACCGTCTCCCGCGGACAGTTGGACTTCGCCCGACAGCAGGTCAACGCGGGTGCGCAGCCCTGGAAGGGCGCGTACGACCAGATGATGGCGAGCAAGTACGGCTCGCTCACGCGCACCGCCAAACCCCGCGCGGTCGTGGAGTGCGGCTCGTACTCGAACCCCAACTACGGCTGCACCGACGAGCGCGAGGACGCGATCGCCGCGTACACCCAGGCGCTGGCCTGGTACGTCACACGCGACGCCCGGTACGCGAAGAAGGCGATCGAGCTGATGGACGCCTGGTCCGCGACCATCAAGGACCACACCAACAGCAACGCACCGCTGCAGACCGGCTGGGCGGGCTCGTCCTGGCCCAAGGCGGCCGAGATCATCAAGTACACGTACGACGGCGGCTGGGCGAACTCCGGGCGCTTCTCGACGATGCTGCGTGACGTCTATCTGCCGAAGGTCATCAACGGCTCGAACTCCAACGGCAACTGGGAGCTGTCGATGATGGAGGCCGCCGTCGGCATCTCCGTCTTCCTGGAGGACAAGAGCTCGTACGACAAGGCCATGGCGAAGTTCCGCACCCGTACGGCCGCCTACGTCTACCTGTCCTCCGACGGCGCCCTGCCGAAGACCGTGCCGAGCCAGAACCTCGACACCACCCAGAAGATCGTCAACTACTGGCAGGGCCAGTCCACCTTCGTCAACGGCGTCACCCAGGAGACCTGTCGCGACTTCACCCACACCGGCTACGGCATCTCCGCGATCGCGCACATCGCCGAGACCAGCCGCATTCAGGGCCAGGACCTGTACGGCACGGACGTCGGCGAGCGGCTGCGGCACGCCCTCGGCTTCCAGGCCAAGTACGAACTGGGCGAGGCGGCTCCGAGCTGGCTGTGCGGCGGGTCCCTGCACCTCGGACTCGGACCGGTCACCGAGGTCGGTTACAACGCCCTGCACAACCGTCTCGGCATCGCCATGACCAACACCGAGCGGCTGACGGGGCAGAACCGTCCGGCGGGCAGCAACAACCTCTTCGTCGCCTGGGAGACGCTCACGCACGGCGACAACCCGAGCTGA
- a CDS encoding ABC transporter ATP-binding protein has protein sequence MSTEVMTDAVATDTMVRVEDVHRSYGSGATAVHALRGVSFDIPRGELVALKGRSGSGKTTLLNLVGGLDEPDGGRITVDGLDLSGLGENGLLELRRDRIGFVFQSFGLIPILTAAENVGVPMRLRRADPREREERVELLLSLVGLADHAAQRPGELSGGQQQRVAIARALANNPALLIADEPTGQLDAETGIGVMELLRAVVRSERVTALVATHDAALLDLADRVLELGDGEIVER, from the coding sequence ATGAGTACTGAGGTCATGACGGACGCGGTCGCCACGGACACGATGGTCCGGGTGGAGGACGTCCACCGCTCGTACGGCAGCGGTGCCACCGCCGTGCACGCCCTGCGCGGGGTGTCGTTCGACATACCGCGCGGCGAACTCGTCGCTCTCAAGGGGCGTTCGGGGTCGGGCAAGACCACCTTGCTGAACCTCGTCGGCGGGCTCGACGAGCCGGACGGGGGACGGATCACGGTCGACGGGCTCGACCTCTCAGGGCTCGGCGAGAACGGGCTTCTTGAGCTGCGCCGGGACCGTATCGGCTTCGTCTTCCAGTCCTTCGGGCTGATCCCGATCCTGACCGCCGCCGAGAACGTGGGCGTGCCCATGCGGTTGCGCAGGGCCGATCCGCGTGAGCGCGAGGAACGTGTCGAGCTGCTGCTCTCGCTGGTCGGGCTCGCCGATCACGCCGCGCAGCGGCCCGGCGAGCTGTCCGGCGGGCAGCAGCAGCGCGTCGCCATCGCCCGCGCCCTCGCGAACAATCCGGCGCTCCTCATCGCCGACGAGCCCACCGGGCAGCTCGACGCGGAGACCGGGATCGGGGTGATGGAGCTGTTGCGGGCGGTGGTGCGCAGTGAGCGGGTCACCGCGCTGGTCGCCACGCACGATGCGGCGCTTCTGGATCTGGCCGATCGGGTGCTGGAGCTCGGCGACGGGGAGATCGTGGAGCGCTGA